In Candidatus Aminicenantes bacterium, one genomic interval encodes:
- a CDS encoding zinc ribbon domain-containing protein — protein sequence MPIYEYRCQKCGRTFEVLQRINEEPLQHCIHCGGEVEKLISASSFQFKGSGWYVTDYSRRQKSPDNGSSEKKDAKETSVAKDTKTGTENVNKK from the coding sequence ATGCCGATCTACGAATATCGATGTCAAAAATGTGGCCGTACATTTGAAGTGTTGCAGCGGATAAACGAAGAACCGCTTCAGCACTGTATCCACTGCGGCGGCGAAGTAGAGAAATTGATCTCGGCCTCCTCATTTCAATTTAAAGGATCGGGATGGTACGTTACGGATTACAGCCGCCGCCAGAAGAGCCCGGACAACGGCTCCAGCGAAAAGAAAGACGCAAAAGAGACAAGTGTCGCCAAAGACACCAAAACAGGCACTGAGAATGTCAATAAAAAATAG